The genomic window ATGCGTGAACACCATGCCCGAACCCACCCTGCGGGCCGTGGCCGACCACGGCGACCTGCGCGGCGACACCCTCGACGGCACCGCGGCCCACAGCCAGCAGGTGTTCGACGACCTCGCCGATGCGGGCATCGACATGGCGGGAGTGTTCGAGCAGCTGGAGGTCGAAGGCGTGGACAAGTTCGCAGCGGCGTGGGAGGAACTCCTCGCCACAGTGGCCGACGCGCTGAACGCTGAGAGGGGTTAGGGGTGCGCCAGGCGGAGTTCAGCAGCCTCAACCCCCTGCGCAGCCCCGTCGACCGACGGCTGCCGCGCGTGGCCGGACCCTGTGCCCTGGTCATCTTCGGCGTCACCGGCGACCTGTCGCGCAAGAAGCTGATGCCCGCGGTGTACGACTTGGCCAACCGGGGCATGCTGCCCCCCTCGTTCGCCCTCGTGGGATTCGCCCGCCGGGAGTTCAGCGACGAGGACTTCGCCCAGGAGGTCCACGACTCGGTGCGGCAGCATGCGCGCACCGAGTTCCGCGACGACGTGTGGCACCAGTTGTCGCAGGGCTTCCGCTTCGTGGCGGGTGACTTCACCGACGACTTGGCCTTCGATGCCCTCGCTGCGACGGTCACCGAGTTGTCCCACGCACAGGGCACGGGCGGCAACACCGCGTTCTACTTGTCCATCCCGCCCGGGCTCTTCCCGCTGGTCGTGCAGCAGTTGAAGCGGTCCGGGCTGGCGTCGCAGGATCGGGGTGGGTGGCGCCGGGTGGTCGTGGAGAAGCCGTTCGGACACGATCTGGCCAGCGCACAGGAACTGAATCGCGTCCTCGGTGAGGTGTTCCCCAGTGGCTCGATCTTCCGGATCGACCACTACCTGGGCAAGGAGACCGTTCAGAACCTGCTCGCGCTGCGCTTCGCCAACACCTTGTTCGAGCCGATCTGGAACACCAACTACATCGACCACGTCCAGATCACCATGGCTGAGGACATCGGGATCGGCAGCCGCGCCGGGTACTACGACGGCATCGGCGCCGCCCGCGACGTCATCCAGAACCACCTGCTGCAACTCATGGCCCTGACCGCCATGGAGGAGCC from Micrococcales bacterium includes these protein-coding regions:
- a CDS encoding glucose-6-phosphate dehydrogenase, with translation MRQAEFSSLNPLRSPVDRRLPRVAGPCALVIFGVTGDLSRKKLMPAVYDLANRGMLPPSFALVGFARREFSDEDFAQEVHDSVRQHARTEFRDDVWHQLSQGFRFVAGDFTDDLAFDALAATVTELSHAQGTGGNTAFYLSIPPGLFPLVVQQLKRSGLASQDRGGWRRVVVEKPFGHDLASAQELNRVLGEVFPSGSIFRIDHYLGKETVQNLLALRFANTLFEPIWNTNYIDHVQITMAEDIGIGSRAGYYDGIGAARDVIQNHLLQLMALTAMEEPVSFSAEHVRIEKEKVLASVVLPDNLDAHTARGQYGPGWQGGEEVVGYMQEANIPPTSTTETYAAITVHVDTRRWAGVPFYLRTGKRLGRRVSEIAVVFKRAPHLPFATTDTEELGSNTLVIRVQPDEGITMKFGSKVPGTQMEVRDVTMDFMYGDSFTESSPEAYERLILDVLLGDPPLFPRHQEVEMSWRILDPILANWAKSGRPDTYDPGTWGPASSDEMLSRNGRVWRRP